In one Betaproteobacteria bacterium genomic region, the following are encoded:
- the nuoF gene encoding NADH-quinone oxidoreductase subunit NuoF — protein MERPLTEHIHPGRPPLDIEGYERVGGYQSVHKALKQLSPEAVLKEVTDSNLRGRGGAGFPTGQKWSFVPRGDKAPKHKYLVVNADEMEPGTFKDRLLLEGNPHQMIEAVVVSAYAIEASSAYIFVRGEYHLAMQRLEQAAAEAAQRGYLGNNILGAPFSLEVHVHGSAGRYMCGEETALITSLEGQRAIPRAKPPFPQASGLWGRPTVVNNVETLCNVPHIVNRGAAWFRGLSRGPDGGTKIYGASGRVQHPGAWELPMGTPLREIIEDHAGGMRDGYGLRALLPGGASTAFLTPEHLDVAMDFASVEKAGSRLGTGTAIVLDDRTCPIGMLRNLEHFFAQESCGWCTPCRDGLPWTERILAAIERGEGKDEDLGMLEMHTRFLGPGKTFCAHAPGAMAPLESGLVCFRDEFERHIRGRGCPWRS, from the coding sequence ATGGAACGCCCGCTCACCGAGCACATCCATCCGGGCCGCCCGCCGCTCGACATCGAAGGCTACGAGCGGGTCGGCGGGTATCAGTCCGTTCACAAGGCACTGAAGCAGCTCTCGCCCGAGGCCGTGCTGAAGGAAGTGACCGACTCGAACCTGCGCGGGCGTGGCGGGGCCGGCTTCCCCACCGGCCAGAAGTGGAGCTTCGTGCCGCGCGGCGACAAGGCGCCGAAGCATAAATACCTGGTCGTCAACGCCGACGAGATGGAGCCTGGCACCTTCAAGGACCGCCTGCTGCTCGAGGGCAATCCGCACCAGATGATCGAGGCCGTGGTCGTGAGCGCGTATGCGATCGAGGCATCGAGCGCCTACATCTTCGTCCGCGGCGAGTATCACCTCGCCATGCAGCGGCTCGAGCAAGCCGCCGCCGAGGCGGCTCAACGCGGCTACCTGGGCAACAACATACTCGGCGCGCCGTTCAGCCTGGAAGTGCATGTACACGGCAGCGCCGGGCGTTACATGTGCGGCGAGGAAACCGCGCTCATCACCTCGCTCGAAGGACAGCGGGCGATTCCGCGCGCGAAGCCGCCGTTTCCGCAGGCGAGCGGGCTGTGGGGCCGGCCGACCGTGGTGAACAACGTCGAGACGCTCTGCAACGTGCCGCACATCGTCAATCGCGGCGCCGCCTGGTTCCGGGGCTTGAGCCGCGGGCCGGACGGCGGCACCAAGATCTACGGCGCGAGCGGGCGCGTGCAGCATCCGGGCGCATGGGAGCTGCCGATGGGCACGCCGCTGCGCGAAATCATCGAGGACCATGCGGGCGGCATGCGCGACGGCTACGGCCTGCGCGCGCTCTTGCCGGGCGGCGCATCGACGGCGTTCCTGACTCCCGAGCACCTCGACGTTGCGATGGACTTCGCCTCGGTCGAGAAGGCCGGCAGCCGGCTCGGCACCGGCACCGCGATCGTGCTGGACGATCGCACCTGCCCCATCGGCATGCTCCGAAACCTCGAACACTTCTTCGCGCAGGAATCCTGCGGCTGGTGTACGCCGTGCCGCGACGGACTGCCGTGGACCGAGCGCATCCTCGCTGCCATCGAGCGCGGCGAAGGCAAGGACGAGGATCTCGGCATGCTCGAAATGCACACGCGCTTTCTCGGTCCCGGAAAGACCTTCTGCGCGCACGCGCCCGGCGCCATGGCGCCGCTGGAAAGCGGCCTGGTGTGCTTCCGCGACGAGTTCGAGCGCCACATCCGCGGCCGCGGCTGCCCGTGGAGGAGCTGA
- the nuoE gene encoding NADH-quinone oxidoreductase subunit NuoE, translating to MSTAELDAGLTADDVSAVQAFARRYQHKRAACIEALMAVQRRHRWISDQKLREVAALLDMTPDELDGVATFYNLLFRRPVGRHVIMVCDSVSCWLMGHDALLAALQQRLGVQRGQTTADDRFTLLPIVCLGHCDHAPAMLIDDDLHGDVEPEKLDAVLAAYR from the coding sequence ATGTCGACCGCTGAGCTCGACGCCGGCCTGACCGCGGACGATGTGAGCGCCGTCCAGGCGTTCGCGCGCCGCTACCAGCACAAGCGCGCCGCGTGCATCGAAGCATTGATGGCGGTGCAACGCCGGCATCGCTGGATTTCCGACCAGAAACTGCGCGAGGTCGCCGCGCTGCTCGACATGACGCCGGACGAGCTGGACGGGGTTGCGACCTTCTACAACCTGCTCTTCCGCCGGCCCGTCGGGCGGCACGTCATCATGGTGTGCGACAGCGTGTCGTGCTGGCTGATGGGTCACGATGCGCTGCTCGCAGCGCTCCAGCAGCGTCTCGGAGTCCAGCGCGGTCAAACCACCGCGGACGATCGCTTCACGCTGCTGCCGATCGTCTGCCTCGGTCATTGCGACCATGCGCCGGCGATGCTGATCGACGACGACTTGCACGGCGACGTCGAGCCGGAAAAGCTCGACGCCGTGCTCGCTGCGTATCGGTGA